The Rhizobium leguminosarum genome includes a region encoding these proteins:
- a CDS encoding LysR family transcriptional regulator, translated as MMNDVTLRKIDLNLLLAFSVLMQERNVSRAAERLLLGQPGLSAALRRLREALDDELFVRVGRGLQPTPRALSIAPAIEDALSGIERAIRPQAEFDPASWQGEFRIGMCDNLESAFFGPLAARLLKFSPGARLIGIASEKRDAARRLDEGVFDFSVAMHDEPASWHIRAPLFDQVSICIYDAAQLGLKAPLSLKDFANVAHVTVSFEGNTSTGIDMALNRTGDVRQVVATVPRFSALPMVLKAMPAIATVPESIGRCMAQLHGLMLCEPPLSLPADPVTMLYRRVDQTDGRARWFRRLFIDVANKALEASGCRVSISRAAA; from the coding sequence ATGATGAATGATGTCACCCTTCGCAAGATCGACCTCAATCTCCTGCTGGCCTTTTCGGTGCTGATGCAGGAGCGCAATGTCAGTCGCGCCGCCGAGCGCCTGCTGCTCGGCCAGCCGGGCCTGTCGGCCGCTTTGCGGCGCTTGCGCGAGGCGCTGGACGATGAACTGTTCGTGCGTGTCGGCCGCGGCCTGCAGCCGACGCCGCGCGCGCTTTCCATCGCCCCGGCGATCGAGGATGCGCTGTCGGGCATCGAGCGCGCCATCCGCCCGCAGGCCGAGTTCGATCCGGCAAGCTGGCAGGGCGAGTTCCGCATCGGCATGTGCGACAATCTCGAATCGGCCTTCTTCGGCCCGCTTGCCGCCCGTCTTCTAAAGTTTTCACCCGGCGCCCGGCTGATCGGTATCGCTTCCGAAAAGCGCGATGCCGCACGCCGGCTGGATGAAGGCGTCTTCGATTTCAGCGTCGCGATGCACGACGAGCCCGCCTCATGGCACATTCGCGCGCCACTGTTCGACCAAGTCTCGATCTGCATCTACGATGCAGCTCAACTCGGGCTGAAGGCGCCGTTGAGCCTCAAGGATTTCGCCAATGTCGCCCATGTCACCGTCTCGTTCGAAGGCAACACCTCGACCGGTATCGACATGGCGCTGAACCGCACCGGCGATGTCAGACAGGTGGTGGCGACCGTCCCGCGCTTTTCCGCTCTGCCGATGGTGCTGAAGGCGATGCCCGCCATTGCCACCGTGCCGGAATCGATCGGTCGCTGCATGGCGCAGTTACATGGGCTGATGCTTTGCGAGCCGCCGCTTTCGCTGCCGGCCGATCCCGTCACGATGCTTTATCGCCGAGTCGACCAGACGGACGGCCGGGCGCGCTGGTTCCGTCGCCTGTTCATCGATGTAGCCAATAAAGCGCTCGAAGCCTCCGGCTGCCGCGTATCCATATCCAGAGCGGCGGCCTGA
- a CDS encoding VOC family protein, translated as MFDHISIGVKDLERARHFYDAALAPLGYERLSNSDTMIGYGPERVGLWVMQVEQPVVADMRSGLHFCFVAPDEAAVDAFHAAAVASGGTDNGEPGVRPDYGQFYYAAFIIDPDGYRLEAYFHKGEL; from the coding sequence ATGTTCGATCATATTTCCATCGGCGTAAAAGACCTGGAAAGAGCCCGCCATTTCTACGACGCGGCGCTGGCGCCGCTCGGATATGAGCGCCTTTCCAATTCCGACACCATGATCGGCTACGGCCCGGAAAGGGTCGGGCTCTGGGTGATGCAGGTCGAACAGCCTGTTGTTGCCGACATGCGATCCGGGCTGCACTTCTGCTTCGTTGCGCCTGACGAGGCCGCGGTCGATGCCTTTCACGCGGCCGCCGTTGCATCCGGCGGCACGGATAATGGCGAACCAGGTGTGCGGCCGGATTATGGGCAATTCTATTACGCCGCCTTCATCATCGACCCGGACGGCTATCGCCTCGAAGCCTATTTCCACAAGGGCGAGCTCTAA
- a CDS encoding transglutaminase-like domain-containing protein: protein MLIRYGYEITLTCPQPTALVCLLSVHDDRAADIRIPETVFTTPDVPTSTYRDLFGNRCLRLVAPPGDLTIWGDATIEDDGKPDRSLPGAREVPVSELPDDCLVYLMGSRYCETDRLSQIAWDMFGIVSPGWGRVQAICDFVHGHIQFDYMQARSTRTAFEAFHERVGVCRDFAHLAVALCRCLNIPARYINGHLGDIGIPVVDPMDFSAWIEVFLDGAWHTFDPRNNTPRIGRIIVARGRDAADIPLINSFGPHVLKAFRVWTYEVTNLQQMQSVAEGAV from the coding sequence ATGTTGATCCGTTACGGCTATGAAATCACGCTGACCTGCCCGCAGCCGACCGCATTGGTATGCCTGTTGTCGGTTCATGATGATCGCGCAGCCGACATCAGAATTCCGGAAACGGTCTTCACCACGCCCGATGTTCCCACATCGACTTATCGCGACCTTTTCGGCAACCGCTGTCTTCGGCTGGTTGCCCCGCCGGGCGACCTGACCATATGGGGCGATGCGACGATCGAAGACGACGGCAAACCGGACAGGTCGCTGCCTGGCGCCAGGGAAGTCCCGGTTTCGGAGTTGCCGGATGATTGCCTCGTCTACCTGATGGGCAGCCGCTATTGCGAGACGGATCGCCTCAGTCAAATTGCGTGGGATATGTTCGGCATCGTCTCACCCGGCTGGGGCCGTGTTCAGGCGATCTGCGACTTCGTTCACGGCCATATCCAATTCGACTACATGCAGGCGCGATCGACGCGGACAGCCTTCGAGGCCTTTCACGAACGTGTCGGCGTCTGTCGCGACTTTGCGCATCTCGCGGTGGCGTTGTGCCGGTGCCTCAACATTCCTGCCCGATATATCAATGGCCATCTCGGCGACATCGGTATTCCGGTCGTCGATCCGATGGACTTCAGCGCCTGGATCGAGGTCTTCCTCGACGGTGCATGGCATACATTCGATCCGCGCAACAACACGCCGCGGATCGGTCGTATCATCGTCGCACGCGGGCGCGATGCCGCCGACATACCGCTCATCAATTCCTTCGGTCCGCATGTGCTGAAGGCGTTTCGAGTCTGGACCTATGAGGTGACGAACCTGCAGCAGATGCAAAGCGTCGCCGAGGGTGCTGTTTAG
- a CDS encoding DUF1488 domain-containing protein yields MALAFLNQSRSFDAARNAVRFVGHDGMFQVLFFIEVGALAKSDMTLQRTEPSETRWLSAFDALRNSIQDVAHKAYSYRRRAFYTLTAADFR; encoded by the coding sequence ATGGCGCTAGCCTTCCTGAACCAAAGCCGCAGCTTCGATGCGGCGAGAAATGCAGTGCGCTTCGTCGGCCATGACGGCATGTTCCAGGTGTTGTTCTTCATCGAGGTTGGCGCGCTGGCGAAATCCGACATGACATTGCAAAGAACCGAGCCTTCGGAAACGAGGTGGCTTTCGGCGTTCGACGCCCTGCGCAACTCCATTCAGGACGTGGCACACAAAGCCTATTCCTACCGCCGCCGCGCCTTCTATACTCTAACTGCGGCGGATTTCCGCTAG